In one window of Desulfobulbaceae bacterium DNA:
- a CDS encoding response regulator — MNYEKRKILAVDDHPVNLKLVEELLAKDYVVFTATNGFDALKICAAQHIDLIILDIIMPEMDGYEVCKILKADLATKHIPIIFLTAKSKTENLVKGFELGGVDYVTKPFNGVELCARVKTHIELKTLRGILPLCCVCGLIRDDTGVEPGKGEWMKMAQFISQRTEAQVSHSYCPQCYVEAKENI; from the coding sequence ATGAACTACGAAAAGCGAAAAATTTTAGCTGTAGACGACCATCCCGTTAACCTTAAGCTTGTTGAAGAGCTTTTGGCTAAAGACTACGTGGTTTTTACAGCGACTAACGGATTTGATGCTTTGAAAATATGTGCTGCCCAGCATATTGATCTCATCATTCTTGACATAATAATGCCGGAAATGGACGGCTATGAAGTCTGTAAAATACTGAAAGCTGATCTGGCCACCAAGCACATCCCTATCATCTTTTTGACAGCTAAATCTAAAACGGAAAACCTTGTAAAGGGGTTTGAGCTTGGTGGTGTTGATTATGTTACAAAACCATTTAATGGGGTCGAGTTATGTGCACGCGTGAAGACGCATATTGAGCTGAAAACCTTGCGGGGAATTTTGCCGTTATGCTGCGTCTGCGGTTTGATCAGGGACGATACGGGAGTTGAGCCTGGCAAGGGGGAATGGATGAAAATGGCTCAATTTATTAGTCAGAGGACGGAGGCCCAGGTATCACATAGCTACTGTCCCCAATGTTATGTGGAAGCCAAGGAAAATATTTGA
- a CDS encoding universal stress protein, with product MNEYKRILVVSRMIQSCKKAIQVGVSVAQHYNAKLYVFHSTYNLFGMKGWNLGTPSIEVEYQKDLLQTKDKLSKLIEAVRGNGMTITELVRESEPTEEILKIIDEEKIDLLVLLAHEEGFLEDLFFQRSNDELVRKMPCSIMLVKNEPGQA from the coding sequence ATGAACGAATATAAGCGTATTCTTGTGGTCAGCCGAATGATCCAGTCATGCAAAAAAGCGATCCAGGTCGGGGTCTCGGTAGCGCAACATTATAATGCAAAGCTCTACGTCTTTCACTCCACCTATAATCTCTTCGGGATGAAAGGCTGGAACCTGGGAACTCCGTCAATTGAAGTAGAGTATCAGAAAGATCTTTTGCAGACTAAGGATAAACTCTCAAAGCTTATCGAGGCCGTGAGAGGCAACGGGATGACGATCACAGAATTGGTTCGAGAATCAGAGCCGACCGAGGAGATATTGAAAATCATTGATGAAGAAAAAATTGACCTACTCGTCCTGCTTGCCCATGAAGAAGGCTTTTTGGAGGATCTTTTTTTCCAGCGTAGCAATGATGAACTGGTCAGAAAGATGCCGTGCTCAATCATGCTGGTCAAAAATGAACCAGGACAGGCCTAG
- a CDS encoding antibiotic biosynthesis monooxygenase: MPLALAEGMTLVTMHMKVSAEKRMEFTQTIISLINSIRKEKGCRRCDFFQGLDDAYSLCLIEEWVSKNAYETHRQSDFFRVLRGAMTLLEEPCQIETYSSVVPVEKKEIDRLQRCE; this comes from the coding sequence ATGCCCCTTGCTTTAGCAGAGGGTATGACTCTGGTTACTATGCACATGAAGGTCTCTGCTGAGAAACGTATGGAATTTACCCAGACGATCATCTCGCTTATCAACTCAATCCGCAAGGAGAAAGGCTGTCGTCGATGTGACTTTTTCCAAGGGTTGGATGATGCATATAGCCTTTGCCTGATTGAAGAATGGGTTAGCAAAAATGCCTATGAAACACATCGCCAGTCTGATTTTTTCAGGGTTCTGCGCGGGGCTATGACTCTTCTTGAAGAGCCTTGCCAAATCGAGACATACAGTAGTGTGGTACCAGTTGAAAAAAAAGAGATCGACCGTTTACAGAGATGTGAATAA